A stretch of the Salvelinus sp. IW2-2015 unplaced genomic scaffold, ASM291031v2 Un_scaffold3859, whole genome shotgun sequence genome encodes the following:
- the tdp2b gene encoding LOW QUALITY PROTEIN: tyrosyl-DNA phosphodiesterase 2 (The sequence of the model RefSeq protein was modified relative to this genomic sequence to represent the inferred CDS: substituted 1 base at 1 genomic stop codon): MSNISKSVSTVEETRTGLCDEFVSITGSDSAVAQCYLAENDWEMERALNSFFEADMEAVFTVEDSPKKDISPPKVKRQKLDKPQGKMDCIDLTTEEPACSSSSAKSTNSSKSVEPKAKASGSEEQDDDKLSLISWNVDGLDTVNLGERARGLCSYLALYTPDVVVSAGTHXTGMFQYLKKRAVSYTIVEGGEEGYFTGLMLKKSRVKLLNSDIISYPTTQMMRNLLVAQVKFRDQELCVMTSHFESCKGQAEERMKQLRVVLKRMREAPSNVTVLFGGDTNLRDTEVVKVGGLPSGVCDVWEQLGKQEHCRYTWDTKANSNKSVPYVSRCRFDRVYLRPAKEGPGSRMTPDHMALVGLEKLDCGRYTSDHWGIYCSFIPGS; the protein is encoded by the exons ATGAGTAATATTTCCAAGTCCGTGTCGACTGTAGAAGAAACGAGGACTGGTCTGTGTGATGAGTTTGTGTCCATAACAGGATCCGATAGCGCCGTGGCTCAATGCTACCTTGCTGAAAATGACTGGGAAATGGAG AGAGCTTTGAACTCATTTTTCGAGGCTGACATGGAAGCAGTTTTTACAGTGGAAGATTCACCAAAGAAGGACATCAGCCCCCCTAAAGTTAAAAGACAGAAGTTGGACAAACCACAGGGGAAAATGGACTG CATTGACCTGACCACAGAAGAGCCTGCCTGTTCCAGCAGCAGTGCCAAGTCAACCAACTCCTCCAAGTCAGTGGAACCCAAAGCTAAAGCCTCTGGCTCTGAGGAGCAGGATGACGACAAACTGTCGCTGATCTCTTGGAATGTAGATGGGCTGGACACCGTGAACCTGGGAGAGCGTGCAAGAGGCCTCTGTTCTTATCTGGCCCT CTATACCCCTGACGTGGTTGTTTCTGCAGGAACTCATTGAACCGGTATGTTTCAGTACCTCAAGAAACGAGCCGTCAGCTACACCATCGTTGAGG GGGGCGAGGAGGGGTACTTCACTGGTTTGATGCTGAAGAAGTCCAGGGTCAAACTCCTGAATAGTGACATCATCAGCTACCCAACCACCCAAATGATGAGGAATCTGCTCGTTGCTCAA GTGAAGTTCAGGGACCAGGAGCTGTGTGTGATGACGTCCCACTTTGAGAGCTGTAAGggacaggcagaggagaggatgaaACAGCTGAGGGTGGTCCTGAAGAGGATGAGGGAGGCGCCCAGTAACGTGACTGTCCTATTTGGAGGGGACACCAACCTGAGGGACACAGAG GTGGTCAAAGTTGGAGGTCTGCCCAGTGGGGTGTGTGACGTGTGGGAGCAGCTGGGGAAGCAGGAGCACTGCAGGTACACCTGGGACACCAAGGCCAACAGTAACAAGAGTGTACCGTATGTCAGCAGGTGTCGTTTTGACCGCGTTTACCTCCGGCCGGCCAAGGAGGGCCCCGGGTCCCGGATGACCCCAGATCACATGGCCCTGGTGGGCTTAGAGAAGCTGGACTGTGGTCGCTACACCAGTGATCACTGGGGAATCTACTGCAGCTTTATCCCTGGCTCCTGA